In Pseudobacter ginsenosidimutans, the following are encoded in one genomic region:
- a CDS encoding DUF3822 family protein gives MLKATFDIIPDSIADGNLQNNMLLMEVSDQIFCYVLYNRESQRFLGFRQYNLDFIPGKTPLEALSEILSGDEHLQRQFAEAYLVYHYTDSNLIPEKFFAIDLNKPITEIVYGNAQKGLLLNDKVQGWDLYNIYRIPREVHSLLQQKFSAGNYWHYNTLLLSGVNRESLEGDTIKVVIAADKFAVVAFKGQQLQLAQSYHYQTPEDVSFQLLALALQFGIDQESVNLKVSGLMDEQSILYQELLKYFNQLEWERLPGETSTEEGFENFPSHYFSPLLKMALCV, from the coding sequence ATGTTGAAAGCAACTTTTGATATCATTCCCGATAGTATTGCCGATGGAAATCTGCAGAACAACATGCTGCTGATGGAAGTAAGTGATCAGATTTTCTGCTATGTGTTATACAACCGCGAAAGCCAGCGCTTTCTCGGGTTCCGTCAATACAACCTCGACTTTATCCCCGGCAAAACGCCGCTCGAAGCCCTGTCTGAAATTCTTTCCGGTGATGAGCACCTCCAGCGTCAATTCGCGGAAGCTTACCTGGTTTATCATTACACAGACAGTAACCTGATCCCCGAAAAATTCTTCGCTATCGATCTCAACAAGCCCATTACGGAGATCGTATACGGCAATGCCCAAAAGGGGCTTTTGCTGAACGATAAGGTACAGGGCTGGGACCTTTACAATATCTACCGTATTCCCCGCGAAGTGCACAGCCTGCTGCAGCAGAAATTTTCTGCCGGTAATTACTGGCATTACAATACCCTGCTGCTTTCCGGCGTAAATAGGGAAAGCCTGGAAGGCGATACCATCAAAGTGGTGATTGCGGCCGATAAGTTTGCCGTGGTGGCTTTCAAAGGCCAGCAACTGCAACTGGCGCAGAGCTATCATTACCAGACCCCCGAAGATGTGAGCTTCCAGCTGCTGGCACTCGCGCTGCAATTCGGGATCGATCAGGAATCCGTGAACCTGAAAGTATCCGGACTGATGGATGAACAAAGCATCCTCTACCAGGAGCTCCTGAAATACTTCAATCAGCTGGAATGGGAAAGGCTGCCAGGAGAAACTTCCACAGAAGAAGGGTTTGAGAACTTCCCTTCCCACTATTTTTCACCGTTGCTGAAAATGGCTTTATGCGTATAA
- the bioD gene encoding dethiobiotin synthase, giving the protein MNIFVTGIGTGVGKTLVSAILTRALEADYWKPVQAGFDDGTDSEFIQQAVKGTSSVIHPETYKFWLPASPHIAARKEGINISIEKICASIPVINRNLIIEGAGGLMVPLNEKAFVADLIKALNAKVILVSRNYLGSINHSLLTAKVCRDLDLPVIGWIFNDQFLDYEEEIVRWSNIPKIATVPYSETTDGAFINSQAAIVREALKALL; this is encoded by the coding sequence ATGAACATTTTTGTAACTGGCATCGGTACCGGAGTAGGAAAGACCCTGGTATCGGCCATCCTTACGCGCGCGTTGGAAGCCGACTACTGGAAACCTGTACAGGCGGGCTTTGACGACGGTACAGACAGTGAATTCATCCAGCAGGCCGTCAAAGGGACCAGTTCAGTCATCCATCCTGAAACCTATAAATTCTGGTTGCCTGCATCTCCGCATATTGCTGCCCGAAAGGAGGGTATCAATATCTCAATAGAAAAAATTTGTGCGTCTATTCCAGTAATAAATCGTAATTTGATCATCGAGGGCGCAGGCGGCCTCATGGTGCCGTTGAATGAAAAGGCATTTGTAGCAGACCTGATAAAAGCGCTGAATGCAAAAGTGATACTGGTAAGCAGAAATTATCTCGGGAGTATCAATCACTCCCTTCTCACAGCAAAGGTATGCAGGGACCTGGACCTGCCCGTGATCGGATGGATCTTCAACGACCAGTTCCTGGATTATGAAGAAGAGATTGTTCGCTGGAGCAATATTCCAAAGATAGCAACAGTTCCATATTCAGAAACGACTGACGGGGCGTTTATCAATTCACAGGCCGCCATTGTTCGAGAGGCCCTGAAAGCATTACTATGA
- a CDS encoding MATE family efflux transporter: MSVRTAPALQLEISYKQILKIALPISFALLVPQINFITNNIFLGGLGERELGTAGLTGVYYLIFAAIGFGLNNGLQALISRRAGENRVAEIGKLFSQGVRMAMVIAVIGILLTWFVAPFVLRMSLSDETVVEQSVSFLRIRIWGLPFLYVYQMRNALLVGTNQSKYLVIGTLAETLANVFFDYTLIYGKLGFPQIGFNGAAIASVIAEAMGMFVVFLVIHIKGISKRFSLYKHFGYNKEVSKLIFVQSSPLIFQHAISIMAWVFFYILVERHGFHSGYANRDLAISNTMRNLFGLFGVFTWAFAATSNTMVSNIIGQGKKERVIEVIHKIVRVSSSFAVCIAILLNIFPGVFLLIYGQDPGFVESAIPVVRVVSIAMVLMSFSTIWLNAVTGTGNTTVNLGIEAITIVIYCIYCFIMMEWLKLPLAVGWMSEWIYWISMFTMSFLYIRSGRWKKKVI, from the coding sequence ATGTCAGTGAGAACAGCGCCAGCGTTACAATTGGAGATTTCCTACAAGCAGATCCTTAAAATTGCCTTACCTATCAGCTTTGCCTTATTGGTACCGCAGATCAATTTCATTACCAACAATATTTTCCTGGGTGGATTGGGCGAAAGAGAGCTCGGCACAGCCGGTCTGACGGGAGTGTATTATCTCATCTTTGCCGCTATCGGTTTTGGATTGAATAACGGATTGCAGGCGCTGATCAGTCGCCGTGCCGGCGAGAACCGGGTGGCAGAGATCGGGAAACTGTTCTCGCAGGGAGTACGGATGGCGATGGTGATAGCTGTTATCGGAATTTTGCTCACCTGGTTTGTGGCGCCGTTTGTATTACGGATGTCTTTATCGGATGAAACTGTGGTGGAACAAAGTGTGAGCTTTTTGCGCATCCGAATCTGGGGCCTCCCCTTTCTTTATGTTTATCAGATGCGGAACGCCTTGCTGGTAGGTACTAATCAAAGCAAGTATTTGGTGATTGGTACACTGGCGGAAACACTGGCTAATGTATTCTTCGATTATACACTGATCTATGGGAAACTTGGATTCCCGCAGATCGGATTTAACGGCGCTGCAATTGCTTCTGTGATCGCTGAAGCGATGGGAATGTTCGTTGTGTTTCTCGTTATCCATATAAAGGGCATCAGTAAACGCTTTTCATTGTACAAACATTTTGGATATAACAAGGAAGTGAGCAAGCTGATCTTCGTTCAATCCTCTCCGCTTATATTCCAGCATGCCATTAGTATCATGGCCTGGGTATTCTTTTACATCTTAGTAGAACGACACGGCTTTCATTCCGGTTATGCGAACCGTGATCTGGCGATTTCCAATACCATGCGCAACCTGTTTGGCTTGTTCGGTGTGTTCACCTGGGCATTTGCCGCCACAAGCAATACAATGGTGAGTAATATTATCGGGCAGGGAAAAAAGGAAAGAGTGATAGAAGTGATACATAAGATAGTGCGGGTTAGTTCCTCCTTTGCAGTTTGTATTGCTATTTTACTGAATATATTTCCCGGAGTATTCCTGCTGATCTACGGACAAGATCCCGGCTTTGTGGAGTCTGCTATTCCGGTGGTACGTGTGGTATCCATTGCGATGGTATTGATGAGCTTTTCTACCATCTGGCTGAATGCGGTTACTGGTACGGGTAATACAACAGTGAATCTGGGAATTGAAGCCATCACCATTGTTATTTACTGTATTTATTGCTTTATTATGATGGAATGGCTGAAGCTGCCGTTGGCTGTGGGTTGGATGAGTGAGTGGATCTACTGGATCTCGATGTTCACAATGAGTTTTTTGTATATCAGGAGTGGCAGGTGGAAGAAGAAGGTGATTTGA
- a CDS encoding RagB/SusD family nutrient uptake outer membrane protein: MKYYLLLIMICCSLLGACNKFLDKNPDPTQRVPTTLEEIGLLSNAARNNTEASYHQGADEYFIPVFKTTFRAEAQYFYKHWNYEVVSPWALTAEPVTPNYKSIQTANASLELLGKIKQTEANRIEYNKIKGKCHYLRASNYMFLAWTYCKAYQAATAAKDLGMPIDEDSYFGNKLKRSTLKELYDYILKEAHIAYRALEIRYPLRDEINRINVMGLLARVHLSMGAYDSAMVYSNELLSHESGLMNYNDPGEVNIGSATPFKNFNKEMLEIILSGSRGFFDPVITGNVCYIDTNLIASYAPDDLRPKAHFKKAGEYYQHYSSIYGSGNPVANNIMMVDEFYLVRAECYARKGEKEKALKDLNDLLVTRFAAGKFVPYTTATAAEALDLILEERKKSLVFRGLRWIDIKRQNLEGRNIAVVRKVDGVTYVLPPNDPRFSCPLHSVLVGEYDYEQNPY, translated from the coding sequence ATGAAATATTATTTGCTATTGATAATGATCTGCTGCTCACTATTGGGAGCCTGCAATAAATTCCTGGATAAGAATCCTGATCCCACTCAGCGTGTACCAACTACTTTGGAAGAAATTGGTCTGCTTTCGAATGCTGCCCGGAATAATACGGAAGCAAGTTATCATCAGGGAGCCGACGAATATTTTATCCCGGTTTTCAAGACCACTTTCAGAGCGGAAGCACAATATTTTTATAAGCATTGGAATTATGAAGTAGTGAGCCCCTGGGCGCTCACCGCTGAACCCGTTACGCCCAATTATAAATCCATTCAAACCGCAAACGCTTCTCTGGAACTACTGGGAAAGATAAAGCAAACGGAGGCCAACCGGATAGAGTACAATAAGATCAAAGGGAAATGTCATTATCTCCGCGCCAGCAATTATATGTTCCTTGCCTGGACGTATTGCAAAGCTTACCAGGCAGCAACAGCGGCAAAGGACCTGGGAATGCCCATCGATGAAGACAGCTATTTTGGAAATAAACTGAAAAGATCTACACTGAAAGAATTGTATGACTATATTCTTAAGGAAGCTCATATAGCTTACCGGGCCCTGGAAATACGCTATCCGCTAAGGGATGAGATAAACAGGATAAATGTAATGGGATTATTGGCCAGGGTACATTTGTCCATGGGTGCATATGATTCAGCAATGGTGTACAGCAATGAATTGTTAAGCCATGAATCAGGTTTGATGAATTATAATGATCCCGGAGAAGTGAATATCGGGTCTGCTACTCCTTTCAAGAACTTCAATAAAGAAATGCTGGAGATCATTCTGTCTGGCAGCAGGGGATTCTTCGATCCTGTAATTACCGGAAACGTCTGTTACATCGATACGAATTTGATAGCGAGCTATGCTCCGGATGATCTCAGGCCCAAAGCGCATTTCAAAAAAGCGGGTGAGTATTATCAGCATTACAGTTCCATTTATGGTTCGGGGAATCCTGTGGCCAACAATATCATGATGGTGGATGAATTCTATCTGGTAAGGGCAGAGTGTTATGCCCGGAAAGGAGAAAAGGAGAAAGCACTCAAAGACCTGAACGATTTGTTGGTTACGCGGTTCGCTGCAGGAAAATTTGTTCCCTATACAACTGCTACAGCAGCAGAAGCGCTGGACCTCATCCTGGAGGAAAGAAAGAAGTCGCTTGTATTCCGGGGGCTGAGATGGATCGATATTAAAAGACAAAACCTGGAAGGAAGAAATATAGCTGTTGTGAGAAAAGTGGATGGAGTTACTTATGTGCTTCCTCCCAATGACCCCAGGTTCTCATGCCCGCTGCATAGCGTGCTGGTTGGAGAATATGATTATGAACAAAATCCGTATTAA
- a CDS encoding 5-formyltetrahydrofolate cyclo-ligase, whose protein sequence is MIKSTVRKEYLQRRLDLQEEELQQQIALMAFNFKKLELPAVKFLLSYFPLANRREFDISVCEDILKKQYPTMQVAWPRLEVDSSDMEACLVEKGGLFLKNKFNILEPISGVVIPPEQIDMVFVPLVAFEARGYRVGYGKGYYDRYLARCRPDALKIGFSFFGPVDAIEDINEFDVPLNFCITPFRIYEF, encoded by the coding sequence ATGATAAAAAGTACCGTAAGAAAAGAGTATTTGCAACGCAGACTGGATTTACAGGAAGAAGAACTGCAGCAACAGATCGCACTCATGGCTTTCAATTTCAAAAAACTGGAATTGCCTGCCGTGAAATTCTTATTGTCCTATTTCCCACTTGCCAACAGAAGGGAATTCGATATCTCCGTTTGTGAAGATATTCTCAAGAAACAATATCCCACCATGCAGGTGGCATGGCCACGCCTGGAAGTGGACAGCTCCGATATGGAAGCCTGCCTCGTTGAAAAAGGAGGGCTCTTCCTCAAGAACAAATTCAATATACTCGAACCCATCAGCGGCGTGGTGATCCCGCCTGAACAGATCGATATGGTGTTTGTTCCGCTCGTTGCCTTCGAAGCACGCGGTTACCGCGTGGGGTATGGCAAAGGATATTACGACCGCTACCTGGCGCGTTGCAGACCGGATGCCCTCAAGATCGGCTTCTCCTTCTTCGGGCCGGTAGATGCCATCGAGGACATCAATGAATTTGATGTACCTTTAAACTTTTGTATCACACCGTTTCGCATCTATGAATTTTAA
- a CDS encoding RsmD family RNA methyltransferase — protein MRIISGEHGGRRINPPAKMPYTRPTTDVAKEGLFNIIQNNLEIEGMKTLDLFGGTGSISYELASRGATDLTIVEKDTAMFEFIRKTSTDLKLENFKVIKMEVFKFMENCAEQFDFIFAGPPYALNTIDELPKKVVEKQLLKPNGWFVLEHTPRNNYEGYPLFVTSRNYGTTIFSIFVNKQTT, from the coding sequence ATGCGTATAATAAGTGGAGAGCATGGTGGCAGGAGGATCAACCCGCCTGCAAAAATGCCTTACACAAGACCTACTACCGATGTGGCCAAAGAAGGCCTCTTCAATATCATCCAGAACAACCTGGAGATCGAAGGGATGAAAACCCTCGACCTCTTTGGCGGAACCGGCAGTATCAGTTATGAGCTGGCTTCCCGCGGCGCCACGGATCTTACCATCGTGGAGAAAGATACCGCGATGTTCGAATTCATCCGCAAAACTTCCACGGACCTGAAGCTGGAAAACTTCAAGGTGATCAAAATGGAAGTGTTCAAATTCATGGAGAACTGCGCGGAGCAGTTCGATTTTATCTTCGCCGGCCCTCCCTATGCCCTGAACACCATCGATGAGCTTCCGAAAAAAGTGGTGGAAAAACAACTCCTCAAACCCAATGGCTGGTTTGTACTGGAACATACCCCACGTAATAACTATGAGGGATACCCGCTTTTTGTTACTTCGCGGAATTATGGTACTACCATCTTCAGCATTTTTGTAAATAAACAGACTACTTAA
- a CDS encoding SusC/RagA family TonB-linked outer membrane protein — protein sequence MKLTVLLLTIAVFSAHGNSMAQNLTISGKGLTLKEVFTTIEKQSGYVIIANEGIFNGTRTVSLDVTNMPLREVLDLVLKAQLLHYSIHGKTIFLSRKAAYPPALPTDGGLKIASLIIQPDPQPVTGTIVDSLGRPLQGVSVQLDPGNRGGTTNKEGVFSIGKVPPGNYTIEITFVNHLPIVRKITVGNSPLELGNLVMKINPGDMKEIVVINTGYQKLKPNELAGAADVITKKMLMEQTGTNILERLNGMTGSLNFNNKVLPGNATGNPNSVLNMTIRGYSTINGTTDPLIILNNFPYTGDINNIDPNDVESIVILKDAAATAMWGIRAANGVIVITTSGSKFGQKTRVNYRYTISATPEPDLSKVDVADGPEVYDFIAEHMGKSLPSILQDYQAIPELDFTGWQYYKGHISEAEFNEKMERLKAIHPRQQWADLLYKTGISQTHSLNVSGGSETLTWVLAVNREDRSGTLQEKSNRNNIRMTTGFKMSDKLRLELGIAYTKSYNKTGAPAYNSLKDGNNYMSTRGLQNPDGTPYGFYINYSPVRMDTVGAGLLGDLKFYPLTDWKQNYTTTTLENYTKNFRLVYTPLKDLELAVSLQSVNQTSAALNRAEKESYYARYNVAYFANIDYARRIVNYQLPKGEIHRIRNNYSNSFNGRVDLNYKKKIGKGLLVFNGAFDISESVNKADGEFLVGYEDNPRKYTYPHQQPVYSSLVGGTVYPIYSTDILTPKEVTQRNISTTASLAYIYDERLVFNVNGRRDGANILGVNVNERWKPNFSAGLNWRLHKEKFFNIDAVSNLTVGISSGFVGNVDVSKSSRLVATSFGYHSTFTELPGYYQTAIPPNPELRWEKTSHTNFKLDIGLFNDRIQLFSNIFLKNVRDLYLSTTVDPIQALATQYIANAGKMNVRGYELSLMAKIIDSKSFGYDITFSTARTKESVKYYPNTYTHGENLRMMLQNDGVALTSLPALFSNMPLFSIISFDGKMGVNNKGEYEVEYDGQVFNNGIELLSYVVKNGKDFTGIKNYGTGTPTFTGAFHNRFRYRNWSLLVSLQAELGHYFKYPTDNVNFLTLSNAFYRRWQKPGDEAHTELPEYTIPENKSWFSYRMYSRENIMKGGVIRINNIQLNYTIPTRKLKVLNLAFNAQNLGKIWTANGKGYDYRNLNFMSWNSEEKYYAFTVNVGF from the coding sequence ATGAAGTTGACTGTATTGTTGTTGACCATTGCTGTATTTTCTGCTCACGGAAACAGTATGGCGCAAAATCTTACTATTTCAGGCAAAGGCCTCACGTTGAAGGAAGTTTTTACCACCATTGAAAAACAATCCGGGTACGTGATCATTGCCAACGAGGGGATATTCAACGGTACCAGAACTGTTTCTCTTGACGTAACCAATATGCCATTGAGGGAAGTATTGGACCTGGTGTTGAAAGCGCAATTGCTGCATTATTCAATTCATGGGAAAACGATCTTCCTTTCCCGTAAAGCAGCATATCCACCGGCTTTGCCAACTGATGGCGGTTTGAAAATAGCTTCCCTGATCATACAGCCAGATCCGCAGCCTGTCACAGGAACGATTGTGGATTCACTCGGCAGGCCGCTTCAGGGCGTGTCTGTTCAGCTGGATCCTGGTAACAGGGGAGGCACTACCAATAAGGAAGGTGTATTCTCCATTGGCAAAGTGCCCCCCGGGAACTATACGATCGAAATCACTTTCGTGAACCATCTTCCCATTGTCAGAAAAATAACTGTAGGAAACAGTCCACTGGAATTGGGGAACCTGGTGATGAAGATAAATCCTGGCGACATGAAGGAGATTGTAGTTATCAATACCGGTTATCAAAAGTTGAAGCCTAATGAGCTGGCAGGCGCTGCCGATGTGATCACCAAAAAGATGTTGATGGAGCAAACCGGCACCAATATCCTGGAAAGATTGAATGGCATGACCGGCTCTCTAAATTTCAACAATAAAGTATTGCCGGGAAATGCTACAGGGAATCCAAACAGTGTGCTGAACATGACTATCCGCGGATACAGTACTATCAACGGAACTACAGATCCGCTCATCATTTTGAACAATTTCCCGTATACCGGCGATATAAACAATATTGATCCTAACGATGTAGAAAGTATCGTTATCCTGAAAGATGCGGCAGCAACCGCCATGTGGGGTATCCGGGCTGCGAACGGGGTGATTGTTATTACAACTTCAGGATCAAAGTTTGGACAGAAAACACGTGTTAACTACCGTTATACAATAAGCGCTACTCCCGAACCGGACCTTTCGAAAGTGGATGTTGCTGACGGCCCGGAAGTGTACGACTTCATTGCTGAACACATGGGTAAGTCCCTTCCCTCTATATTGCAGGATTACCAGGCCATACCAGAACTGGATTTTACCGGGTGGCAATACTATAAGGGGCATATCTCCGAAGCCGAATTCAATGAAAAAATGGAACGCCTGAAAGCGATCCATCCCCGGCAACAATGGGCTGACCTGCTTTACAAGACGGGGATCTCTCAAACACATTCCCTGAATGTTTCAGGCGGCAGCGAAACCCTTACCTGGGTGCTGGCAGTGAACCGCGAAGACCGTTCCGGTACTTTGCAGGAAAAATCCAACCGGAATAATATCCGCATGACCACTGGTTTTAAGATGAGTGATAAGTTGAGGCTGGAACTGGGGATCGCTTATACGAAAAGTTATAACAAAACTGGTGCGCCGGCTTATAATTCATTGAAAGATGGGAATAATTATATGAGCACACGGGGATTGCAAAATCCTGACGGTACTCCTTATGGTTTTTATATCAATTACAGTCCAGTTCGAATGGATACTGTGGGCGCAGGTTTATTGGGTGATCTGAAATTCTATCCGCTTACAGACTGGAAACAAAATTACACCACCACCACGCTGGAGAATTATACAAAGAATTTCCGGCTCGTCTATACGCCTTTGAAAGACCTGGAACTAGCCGTTAGTTTGCAGTCCGTCAATCAAACCTCCGCTGCCCTTAACCGTGCAGAAAAAGAATCTTATTATGCACGGTACAATGTGGCTTATTTCGCCAATATCGATTATGCCCGTAGGATAGTCAATTATCAACTCCCCAAAGGAGAGATACATCGCATAAGGAATAATTATTCCAATAGCTTCAATGGAAGGGTAGACCTGAACTATAAGAAGAAGATCGGCAAAGGCCTACTGGTTTTCAACGGAGCATTCGATATCTCCGAATCAGTCAATAAAGCCGATGGAGAATTCCTGGTAGGTTATGAAGACAATCCCCGTAAATATACCTATCCTCATCAGCAACCTGTATATTCCTCTCTCGTGGGGGGGACTGTGTATCCGATCTATTCAACGGATATACTGACCCCGAAGGAAGTAACACAAAGGAATATATCCACTACTGCAAGCCTGGCATATATCTACGACGAGAGGCTTGTGTTCAATGTCAATGGCCGCCGGGATGGTGCGAATATTTTGGGCGTAAATGTGAATGAACGATGGAAGCCCAATTTTTCGGCTGGATTGAACTGGCGCCTGCACAAAGAGAAGTTCTTCAATATCGATGCGGTCAGCAATCTCACAGTGGGTATATCATCAGGCTTTGTTGGAAATGTAGATGTTTCCAAAAGCAGCCGCCTTGTGGCAACCTCGTTTGGATATCATTCCACATTTACCGAGCTGCCTGGATATTACCAAACTGCCATTCCACCTAATCCGGAATTGCGCTGGGAGAAAACCAGCCATACCAATTTCAAGCTGGATATAGGCCTGTTCAATGATCGTATCCAGTTATTCTCCAATATTTTCCTGAAGAACGTGCGCGACCTCTATCTCTCTACCACGGTAGATCCCATTCAGGCATTGGCAACACAGTATATTGCCAATGCCGGTAAGATGAATGTAAGAGGATATGAGCTCAGTCTGATGGCTAAAATAATAGATAGCAAGTCTTTCGGATATGATATTACTTTCAGTACTGCTCGTACAAAGGAAAGTGTGAAGTATTATCCCAATACCTATACACATGGGGAGAATCTTCGCATGATGTTACAGAATGATGGTGTTGCACTAACCTCGCTTCCTGCACTGTTTTCAAATATGCCGCTTTTCTCCATTATCAGCTTCGATGGAAAAATGGGCGTGAACAATAAGGGCGAATATGAAGTGGAATATGATGGACAGGTATTCAATAACGGGATCGAATTATTGAGCTATGTCGTCAAGAATGGAAAAGACTTTACCGGTATCAAAAATTATGGAACTGGCACTCCCACTTTTACAGGCGCTTTCCATAACCGTTTCCGTTACAGGAATTGGTCGCTCCTGGTTTCTCTGCAGGCAGAGCTTGGTCATTATTTCAAATATCCAACGGATAATGTGAATTTCCTGACGTTGTCAAATGCATTCTACAGACGCTGGCAAAAACCAGGGGATGAAGCGCATACTGAATTACCTGAGTACACAATTCCTGAAAACAAGAGCTGGTTCAGCTACAGGATGTATTCCCGTGAAAATATTATGAAAGGAGGAGTGATCCGGATCAACAACATTCAACTTAACTATACCATCCCAACACGAAAGCTGAAGGTCTTGAACCTGGCCTTCAATGCGCAAAACCTGGGAAAGATCTGGACTGCTAACGGTAAAGGATATGACTACCGTAATCTCAACTTCATGAGCTGGAACAGTGAAGAAAAGTACTATGCATTTACCGTAAATGTCGGCTTTTAA
- a CDS encoding TlpA disulfide reductase family protein, with product MKRIFALIVFVFVSKMAVLSQTITGKFEGPVSYDKVYLYQYSFLDHKLVSIDSASVIDGKYKFDFVYGKEPTSSFLRLKNEKDEILWKHQIELYLSKDSILVLTTDSFNNARVLNSVTNYEYALFNEMIEPALKYQYSIGDKIVRSHKTIPKEIAASKEYEQFAMKRRNDSRKELFRRYEDFIKDNPGSWISLYALRRRMLDMDMLVGPGRELFSLLDEHLKQSPTGKKIASRLDNQHKLQIGLAAPAIRLPNTKGQMIDLKDYRKKYVLLEFWSSGCGGCRMESPHLRSAFEKYKSKGFDILSISLDEDRFDGRNRWLKAIEKDGTDLWQQVSDLKGSKSPAIISYDIQVIPQNYLVDPDGIIIARNLRGAALHKKLRELFGF from the coding sequence ATGAAAAGAATTTTTGCCCTGATTGTGTTTGTGTTTGTCTCTAAAATGGCTGTATTGAGCCAGACGATCACCGGGAAATTTGAAGGACCTGTGAGTTATGACAAAGTTTATCTATACCAATATTCCTTCCTGGATCATAAGCTTGTTTCAATTGACTCGGCTTCGGTGATAGATGGAAAATATAAGTTCGACTTTGTATATGGTAAGGAACCCACTTCGTCTTTCCTTCGACTAAAAAATGAGAAGGATGAAATTTTGTGGAAGCATCAAATTGAGCTGTACCTCTCCAAAGATTCCATTTTGGTGTTAACTACAGACTCATTCAATAATGCTCGTGTGCTGAATTCGGTCACCAATTATGAATACGCTCTCTTTAACGAAATGATCGAACCTGCATTGAAGTATCAGTATAGTATTGGAGATAAGATTGTCAGGAGTCATAAAACCATCCCTAAGGAAATTGCAGCTTCCAAAGAGTACGAACAGTTTGCTATGAAACGGAGAAATGATTCCAGGAAGGAACTATTCAGAAGGTATGAAGACTTCATAAAGGATAATCCTGGTTCCTGGATCAGTCTCTATGCTTTGCGTAGGAGAATGCTGGATATGGATATGCTGGTGGGGCCTGGACGTGAATTGTTTTCATTATTGGATGAGCATTTAAAGCAATCTCCTACAGGTAAGAAGATTGCATCCCGCCTGGATAATCAACACAAACTTCAGATCGGATTAGCAGCGCCTGCGATCAGGCTGCCCAATACAAAAGGACAAATGATCGATTTGAAGGATTACAGAAAGAAGTACGTATTGTTGGAATTCTGGAGTTCTGGCTGCGGGGGCTGCAGGATGGAATCGCCACATTTAAGGTCGGCCTTTGAAAAATATAAAAGCAAAGGATTTGACATTCTCAGTATATCGCTGGACGAGGACAGGTTTGATGGCCGGAATCGTTGGTTGAAGGCAATTGAAAAAGATGGTACTGATTTATGGCAACAGGTTAGTGATTTGAAGGGAAGTAAATCACCGGCAATTATCAGCTACGATATTCAGGTCATTCCGCAAAACTACCTGGTAGATCCGGATGGAATAATCATAGCGAGAAACCTGCGCGGAGCAGCACTGCATAAAAAGCTGAGAGAATTATTCGGCTTTTAA